The Subtercola sp. PAMC28395 genome segment GCCTCAGAACAGGCAGCACGATGGCGCGCTTGTCGCGGTCGGAGACAGAGACGAACACGGCACCCGATTGCGGGAGTCCGCCGTACGCGGCCTCCTGGCTCTTCGCGAACGCCCGTGGGAAGTCGCGGTCGATGCCCATGACCTCACCCGTCGAGCGCATCTCAGGTCCCAGCACAGAGTCGACGACCAGGCCTTCCTTGGTGCGGAACCGCTTGAACGGAAGCACGGCCTCCTTCACCGAGACCGGAGCATCGAAGGGAACGATCGAGCCGTCGAGCTTGGGCAGCATGCCCTCGGCCACCAGTTCGGCGATGGTGTCGCCGACCATGATTCGCGAGGCGGCCTTGGCCAGCGGAATACCGAGCGCCTTCGAGACGAACGGCACGGTTCTGGATGCCCGGGGGTTCGCTTCGAGCACGTAGAGAATACCGGCCCCCACGGCGAACTGCACGTTGAGCAGCCCGCGTACGCCGACGCCCTCGGCGATGCCCAGCGTGGCCTTCTTCACCCGGGCGATGACGTCCTGCCCGAGCGTGACGGGAGGCAGCGTGCAGCTCGAGTCGCCGGAGTGGATGCCGGCCTCCTCGATGTGCTCCATGATGCCGCCGATGTAGAGCTCGACGCCGTCATAGAGCGCGTCGACGTCGATCTCGATCGCGTCGTCGAGAAAACGGTCGACGAGAAGTGGATGCGTAGGCCCGACGATCCCCTGGCCGGACACCCGCTCGAAGTAGTCCTCGAGGGAGGGGCTGTCGTAGATGATCTCCATGCCGCGGCCGCCGAGCACATACGAAGGGCGAACCAGAACGGGGTAGCCGATCTCCTCGGCGACGACGACCGCCGTCTCGTAGTCGGTCGCGGTGCCGTTCTTCGGGGCAAGCAGGCCGGCAGCATCGAGGATGCCCGCAAACAGCCCGCGCTCCTCTGCGAGGTCGATCGCCTCGGGTGTCGTTCCGAGAATCGGCACGCCGGCAGCCTTGAGACCCTTCGCGAGCCCGAGCGCCGTCTGGCCACCCAGCTGCACGACGACTCCGACGAGCTCGCCGCTCTGGCTCTCGGCGTGGATGACCTCCAGCACGTCTTCGAGCGTCAGCGGCTCGAAGTAGAGCCGGTCGCTCGTGTCGTAGTCGGTCGAGACCGTCTCGGGGTTGCAGTTGATCATGATGGTCTCGTAGCCGGCATCGCTCAGCGCGAACGAGGCGTGCACGCAGGAGTAGTCGAACTCGACACCCTGCCCGATGCGGTTCGGCCCAGAGCCCAGAATGACGACCTTGCGGCGGTTGCTCGGCATGACCTCGGTCTCGAGGTCGTAGCTCGAGTAGTGGTACGGCGTCAGGGCGGGGAACTCCCCCGCGCACGTGTCGACGGTCTTGTAGACCGGGCGCACGTCGAGTCCGTACCGGATCTGGCGGATCTCGTCTTCGGTGGTACCGCGGAGGGCGGCGATCTGAATGTCGGAGAAACCGTGGTCTTTGGCGTGGCGCAGAATGTGCTCGTCGGTCAGAGGAGCGGCGGCAACAGCATCCGCGACCTCGTTGATCAGTACGATCTGGTCGATGAACCAGGGGTCGATCTTGGTCGACTCGAAGACCTCGTCGATGGTCGCACCTGCGCGGAGAGCCTGCTGCACGGTGACGATGCGGCCGTCGGTGGGTACCGCAGCAATGGCCAGCAGGTCATCTTTGTCGCCCGGCTCGCCGTCCCAGTGGAACGAGGAGCCGCGCTTTTCAAGCGAACGCAGGGCCTTCTGCAGGGCCGTGCTGTAGTTGCGCCCGATCGCCATCGCCTCGCCGACCGACTTCATGGTGGTCGTCAGGGTCGGGTCTGCAGCGGGGAACTTCTCGAACGCGAACCGCGGCACCTTGACGACCACGTAGTCGAGCGTCGGCTCGAACGAGGCGGGTGTGACTTTGGTGATGTCGTTCGGGATCTCGTCGAGGCGGTAACCGATGGCGAGTTTCGCGGCGATCTTCGCGATGGGGAATCCGGTGGCCTTCGAGGCGAGGGCGGATGACCGGGAGACTCTCGGGTTCATCTCGATCACGATCACCCGGCCGTTCGCCGGGTCGATCGCGAACTGGATGTTGCACCCGCCGGTGTCGACGCCGACCGCGCGGATGATGTCGATGCCGATGTTGCGAAGGTTCTGGTACTCGCGGTCGGTCAGTGTGAGCGCAGGCGCCACGGTGATGGAGTCGCCGGTGTGCACGCCGACCGGGTCGACGTTCTCGATCGAGCACACCACGACCGTGTTGTCGGCCGTGTCTCGCATGAGTTCGAGCTCGTATTCCTTCCAGCCGAGAATGCTCTCTTCGAGCAGCACCTCGGTGGTGGGGCTCTGGTGCAGGCCGTCGCCGACGATGCGGCGCAGCTCGGTTTCGGTGTACGCGAAGCCGGAGCCGAGCCCACCCATGGTGAAGGAGGGGCGCACCACGAGGGGGTAACCGAGGTCTGCGGCGTACTCGACCGCCTCCTCGACCGTGTGGGCGATGAACGAGCGCGCGACGTCAGCTCCGCACTCCAGAACCAGCTCCTTGAAGATCTGGCGGTCTTCACCCTTGTTGATCGCTTCGAAGTTCGCGCCGATCAGCTCGACGTTGTACTTCTCGAGAATGCCGTGGTTGTGCAGGTCGATCGCGGCGTTGAGCGCAGTCTGGCCACCGAGGGTCGGCAGGATCGCGTCGGGCTTCTCCTTGGCGATGATGCTCTCGATGACCCGCCAGGTGATGGGCTCGACGTAGGTCGCGTCAGCGAAGTCGGGGTCGGTCATGATGGTGGCCGGGTTCGAGTTCACCAGGATGACGCGAACGCCCTCTTCGCGGAGCACGCGGCAGGCCTGGGTACCCGAATAGTCGAACTCGCAGGCCTGGCCGATCACGATCGGGCCGGAGCCGATGACCAGAACGCTCTTGATGTCGTCTCTCTTGGGCATTACTTGCTTTCCTGGGAGTTGGCGTGCGGGAGGTTGGAGCTGAGGACCATGTCCCTGAAGCGATCGAAGAGGTACATCGAATCGTGAGGGCCGGCGGCCGCCTCAGGGTGGTACTGCACAGAGAAGGCGTTGATCTCGAGGCATCGGATGCCCTCGACCACGTCATCGTTCAAGCTGACGTGGCTCACCTCGACGAGGCCGAACCCCTCTGGCGACTCGATTACGCCCTCGCGCGGGGCGTCGACCGCGAAGCCGTGGTTCTGGCTGGTGATCTCGACGCGGCCGGTCGTGCGGTCGAGCACGGGCTGGTTGATTCCGCGGTGGCCGAACGGCAGTTTGTAAGTGCCGAAACCGAGCGCGCGGCCGAGTAGCTGGTTGCCGAAGCAGATGCCGAAGTACGGCAGCCCGGCGTGCAGAACGTCGCGCAGCACCTGCACGTGGCCTTCGGAGGCCTCGGGGTCGCCCGGGCCGTTCGAGTAGAAGAGTGCGGAGGGGTCCAGCGCGAGGATCTCGGCCGAGGTTGACGACTCCGGCAGCACCTCCACGTCGAATCCGCGGTCGGCGAGGTAGTTCAGCGTCGACTTCTTCACGCCGAGGTCGAGAACCACGACTGATCCGACTCGTTCGCCGACTGCTGCAAC includes the following:
- the carB gene encoding carbamoyl-phosphate synthase large subunit, with product MPKRDDIKSVLVIGSGPIVIGQACEFDYSGTQACRVLREEGVRVILVNSNPATIMTDPDFADATYVEPITWRVIESIIAKEKPDAILPTLGGQTALNAAIDLHNHGILEKYNVELIGANFEAINKGEDRQIFKELVLECGADVARSFIAHTVEEAVEYAADLGYPLVVRPSFTMGGLGSGFAYTETELRRIVGDGLHQSPTTEVLLEESILGWKEYELELMRDTADNTVVVCSIENVDPVGVHTGDSITVAPALTLTDREYQNLRNIGIDIIRAVGVDTGGCNIQFAIDPANGRVIVIEMNPRVSRSSALASKATGFPIAKIAAKLAIGYRLDEIPNDITKVTPASFEPTLDYVVVKVPRFAFEKFPAADPTLTTTMKSVGEAMAIGRNYSTALQKALRSLEKRGSSFHWDGEPGDKDDLLAIAAVPTDGRIVTVQQALRAGATIDEVFESTKIDPWFIDQIVLINEVADAVAAAPLTDEHILRHAKDHGFSDIQIAALRGTTEDEIRQIRYGLDVRPVYKTVDTCAGEFPALTPYHYSSYDLETEVMPSNRRKVVILGSGPNRIGQGVEFDYSCVHASFALSDAGYETIMINCNPETVSTDYDTSDRLYFEPLTLEDVLEVIHAESQSGELVGVVVQLGGQTALGLAKGLKAAGVPILGTTPEAIDLAEERGLFAGILDAAGLLAPKNGTATDYETAVVVAEEIGYPVLVRPSYVLGGRGMEIIYDSPSLEDYFERVSGQGIVGPTHPLLVDRFLDDAIEIDVDALYDGVELYIGGIMEHIEEAGIHSGDSSCTLPPVTLGQDVIARVKKATLGIAEGVGVRGLLNVQFAVGAGILYVLEANPRASRTVPFVSKALGIPLAKAASRIMVGDTIAELVAEGMLPKLDGSIVPFDAPVSVKEAVLPFKRFRTKEGLVVDSVLGPEMRSTGEVMGIDRDFPRAFAKSQEAAYGGLPQSGAVFVSVSDRDKRAIVLPVLRLSQLGFEILATVGTAEVLGRNGIRTRIVRKYSQGASRTNEPNIVDLINRNEVDIVINTPSGRSARADGYEIRAAAVAADKPLFTTIAQLGAAVASFDGIRDGFTVTSLQEYAWERSEALERAEEAAAAELLLEEVEA
- the carA gene encoding glutamine-hydrolyzing carbamoyl-phosphate synthase small subunit: MIAPEPAVFVLEDGKRFVGRAYGAHGRTIGEAVFATGMTGYQETLTDPSYAGQIVMMTAPHIGNTGTNDEDLESSRIWVSGFVVRDPSRVVSNFRATRSLDDDLVRDDVVGISGIDTRAVTRHIRSSGAMRAGIFSGPDFELSPDAQLELVRAGAEMAGQNLSKVVSTPEPYTVAAVGERVGSVVVLDLGVKKSTLNYLADRGFDVEVLPESSTSAEILALDPSALFYSNGPGDPEASEGHVQVLRDVLHAGLPYFGICFGNQLLGRALGFGTYKLPFGHRGINQPVLDRTTGRVEITSQNHGFAVDAPREGVIESPEGFGLVEVSHVSLNDDVVEGIRCLEINAFSVQYHPEAAAGPHDSMYLFDRFRDMVLSSNLPHANSQESK